A genomic stretch from Acetobacter ascendens includes:
- a CDS encoding NUDIX hydrolase: MSSDITPFLRHLKQCNTALIPGKRAPFSLAGTAAGWITPELFDRLEKEGLGNRTAGFNLPDPSKLEALGEALAQEGFYRSHHELFDVRTDVDKPAIARIDRGALPLFGLVATGVHMNGLVRKADGLYLWTGRRAANKRLDPSKLDHLVAGGVPAGHTAREALIKEAAEEASIPHNLVALAQETGHLVYAMERPEGLRRDILVCYDLYLPESFEPEAADGEVESFALLPLAKVFQIVRDTDEFKFNVNLVLIDLFLRHGLIDTNTPAGQQLRAGLNHGLSAASPGHHPVSA; encoded by the coding sequence ATGTCTTCCGACATCACGCCTTTTCTTCGGCATCTCAAGCAGTGCAACACTGCTCTCATTCCTGGCAAACGTGCCCCTTTTTCTCTGGCTGGCACGGCTGCCGGATGGATTACGCCAGAACTATTTGACAGGCTGGAAAAAGAAGGCCTCGGCAACCGTACAGCCGGCTTTAATCTGCCAGACCCCAGCAAATTGGAAGCTTTGGGCGAAGCTTTGGCGCAGGAAGGTTTTTATCGCTCTCATCACGAACTGTTTGATGTGCGCACAGATGTAGATAAGCCCGCTATTGCGCGTATTGACCGTGGCGCCTTACCTCTTTTTGGGCTGGTTGCCACAGGCGTGCACATGAACGGGCTGGTGCGCAAAGCAGATGGCCTTTACCTGTGGACCGGTCGCCGGGCTGCAAACAAGCGGCTAGACCCATCCAAGCTGGACCATCTGGTAGCAGGCGGCGTGCCTGCCGGTCATACAGCGCGTGAAGCCCTGATCAAGGAAGCGGCAGAAGAAGCCAGCATCCCCCATAATCTTGTGGCTCTGGCGCAGGAAACAGGGCATCTGGTTTACGCCATGGAGCGGCCGGAAGGGCTTAGGCGAGATATTCTCGTCTGTTATGATCTTTACTTGCCTGAAAGCTTTGAACCAGAAGCCGCTGATGGCGAGGTAGAATCCTTTGCTCTACTGCCTTTAGCTAAAGTGTTTCAGATTGTGCGGGATACGGATGAATTTAAATTCAACGTCAATCTGGTGTTGATTGACCTGTTCCTACGCCACGGCCTGATAGACACCAACACGCCTGCAGGCCAACAGCTACGGGCGGGGCTTAACCACGGTCTTTCCGCAGCCAGCCCCGGACACCATCCGGTTTCAGCCTGA
- a CDS encoding ABCB family ABC transporter ATP-binding protein/permease gives MLPYLWPQENRALRWRVVLVLVVMLGGELATLGIPLVYSRVVDRFTHPHSLAMAPAALILCYGLVRLASAALTNMRDALFAPVRFRVARQAAYRSFEHMHALSLRFHLDRRTGGVTRAIERGTEAVETLLRMIMSISPTILQAALVMVVIWRVFNWQYVALMALMIAAYILFTVRFTSWRLGIRREMNETNSEATGKALDSLLNYETVKYFGNEKHEAQRYDSAQARYEQAAKKTQYSLGFLNFGQAAIIALSLTAIMLLGGHDIEAGRITVGEFVMVNTYLLQLYGPLNFLGSVYSAIRTALVDLEHMLGLTEEEVEVADPVHPLSIATRLQVSAPARVAFRDVHFGYRPEREILHGISFEVAPGRKVAIVGTTGAGKSTISRLLFRFYDVWSGAVLVDGHDVRDYRQADLRAAIGVVPQDTVLFNESIGYNIAYGRLGATPAEVQQAAQLAQIHDFIMSLPEGYETQVGERGLKLSGGEKQRVAIARTILKDPRVLVLDEATSALDTHTEKEIQAALKTVSARRTTLVIAHRLSTIVDADEILVMAKGHIVERGTHAALLAQNAVYASMWAAQGGESGQET, from the coding sequence TTGCTGCCATATTTGTGGCCACAGGAAAATCGTGCCCTGCGTTGGCGCGTTGTGCTGGTTCTTGTGGTCATGCTTGGGGGTGAACTGGCCACACTGGGCATTCCGCTAGTTTACAGCCGTGTGGTGGATCGGTTTACGCATCCCCATTCGCTGGCCATGGCGCCTGCGGCTTTGATTCTCTGTTACGGATTGGTGCGCTTGGCTTCTGCCGCGCTTACCAATATGCGTGATGCCCTGTTTGCACCAGTCCGGTTCCGGGTTGCAAGGCAGGCGGCTTACCGCAGTTTTGAGCATATGCACGCACTTTCCTTGCGCTTTCATCTGGATCGCCGCACCGGAGGCGTCACACGCGCTATTGAGCGCGGCACAGAGGCCGTGGAAACACTGCTGCGGATGATCATGTCCATTTCCCCCACCATCCTACAGGCGGCGTTGGTGATGGTGGTTATCTGGCGTGTTTTTAACTGGCAGTATGTGGCGCTGATGGCGCTGATGATTGCGGCCTACATTCTGTTTACCGTGCGGTTTACATCTTGGCGGCTCGGAATTCGGCGCGAGATGAATGAAACCAACAGTGAGGCCACAGGCAAAGCGCTAGATAGCCTGCTGAACTACGAAACCGTAAAATATTTTGGGAACGAAAAGCACGAAGCCCAAAGGTATGATAGCGCACAGGCGCGTTACGAACAGGCTGCTAAAAAAACGCAGTATTCCTTGGGTTTTCTCAACTTCGGGCAGGCGGCTATTATCGCCCTCTCTCTTACGGCTATTATGTTGCTGGGGGGGCATGATATTGAGGCCGGACGCATTACGGTTGGCGAGTTCGTTATGGTTAACACGTATCTGCTGCAACTATATGGACCGTTAAATTTTCTGGGTTCCGTTTATTCCGCCATTCGTACCGCATTGGTTGATCTAGAGCACATGCTGGGGTTGACGGAAGAGGAGGTGGAAGTAGCAGATCCTGTGCATCCTCTTTCCATTGCCACGCGTTTGCAGGTTTCTGCGCCAGCGCGGGTAGCGTTCAGAGATGTGCATTTTGGATATCGGCCCGAGCGTGAAATTCTGCACGGTATCAGCTTTGAGGTGGCGCCGGGCCGCAAGGTTGCCATTGTGGGCACTACAGGGGCGGGCAAATCTACCATTAGCCGGTTGCTGTTCCGGTTTTACGATGTGTGGTCCGGCGCAGTGCTAGTGGATGGACACGATGTGCGCGATTATCGGCAGGCAGACTTGCGAGCCGCCATTGGTGTAGTGCCGCAGGATACCGTGCTGTTTAACGAGAGCATTGGCTACAATATTGCCTATGGGCGGCTAGGTGCCACCCCGGCAGAAGTGCAGCAGGCAGCCCAACTGGCGCAGATACATGATTTTATCATGTCCTTGCCAGAAGGGTATGAAACGCAGGTGGGTGAACGCGGGCTAAAACTTTCTGGCGGAGAAAAGCAGCGCGTGGCCATTGCCCGCACGATTTTGAAAGACCCACGCGTTCTTGTGCTTGACGAGGCCACGAGCGCGTTAGACACACATACTGAAAAAGAAATACAGGCAGCGCTTAAAACGGTTTCAGCACGCCGCACAACTCTTGTTATCGCTCATCGTTTGTCCACCATTGTGGATGCAGACGAAATTCTGGTGATGGCTAAGGGGCATATTGTTGAGCGTGGCACCCATGCAGCCCTGTTGGCCCAGAATGCGGTGTATGCATCCATGTGGGCCGCTCAGGGGGGAGAAAGCGGGCAGGAGACGTGA
- a CDS encoding [protein-PII] uridylyltransferase: MTPDPIQEQNSPLMPTPSVEPAAVQQSDMTMLATLTPEMLSACLTRELRDATPEDAVIPERDDAVAIFRRHLGRYQADIRNRFERHELKGAGAAKKIAVFTDVMVRAIVDLAVRATIGAGTVESGMLPSFAIAATGGYGRGLLAPFSDIDLLFLVAEESAERAHPLIEYVLYFLWDLGVKVGHATRTINECIEEAKKDTTVRTALLDARLLAGDSALFATFEARYILACVDAGAAGFIHDKRRERLERHRRFGDSPYLVEPNIKEGRGGLRDLQTLYWMCRNTFGTRHVKDLLAPEFIWMGLLTEQEAARARRSWDFLWTVRLHLHYVAGRAEERLTFDMQPVIGARMGYTRHGRQNGVERFMRHYFLTAREVMRLTHVLEPAVLRQAQGPVANAAKPDEAMRQAGFTLLDGQILPDRGVSFDQEPIKMMQILDWARVRRLALHPLARHQLIRWERRATSLRDNSEAARIFLDLLCGDESTVEQKPRRRPATASVPSVVEESGLSYSAAYGEYPPAGHAHWLHILNETGIFGRLIPDWARIVGQMQFDTYHVFTVDEHTIEAVRILDEVASGRMADEIPIAYELVKGLHSKRALYMSVLLHDVAKGRGGDHSEIGAEIAAELCPRLGMSGEETETVSWLVLHHLLLSHTAFQRDIDDPKTILDVVDIVQSPERLRLLLLLTIVDMRAVSSRVWNAWKATLLRELYVRVAEVLAGGLATTERDVRVRHAKEITADILTEEGVPQKDIERFLGLGYAGYWLSFDYETHRRHARLIRAADANDAPLTVEVLPLPARGVTEVTIYTVDVPGLFSKIAGALALAGASIVDARIHTMTHGMALDTFWIQDTSGQAYEETHKLARLASLIEQGLSGHIDISEEIARAGFGHMPMRMRAIHVPPRVVIDNGISNTYTVIEINGRDRPGLLHDVTAAMSRENLQIASAHITTYGVRAVDVFYVKDLFGLKITDKKRLEEIRERLLAGLKEAEAEASACADARYSA; encoded by the coding sequence ATGACGCCAGACCCCATTCAGGAGCAGAACTCGCCTCTCATGCCCACCCCTTCCGTAGAGCCTGCCGCAGTGCAGCAGTCCGACATGACCATGCTGGCCACCCTAACGCCAGAAATGCTTTCTGCGTGTCTGACGCGGGAATTAAGAGACGCAACACCGGAAGATGCGGTTATTCCTGAACGGGATGATGCTGTTGCCATTTTCCGCCGCCATCTGGGGCGGTATCAGGCGGATATACGCAACCGGTTTGAACGGCATGAGCTTAAAGGCGCTGGGGCAGCCAAAAAGATAGCTGTTTTTACAGATGTTATGGTGCGCGCCATTGTGGATCTGGCCGTGCGCGCCACTATTGGGGCAGGCACTGTAGAAAGCGGTATGCTGCCCAGCTTTGCCATAGCTGCTACAGGCGGCTACGGACGCGGGCTCTTGGCGCCTTTCAGTGATATTGATTTGCTGTTTTTGGTGGCGGAGGAAAGTGCAGAGCGTGCGCATCCGCTTATTGAATACGTTCTGTATTTTCTGTGGGATCTGGGTGTGAAAGTGGGGCATGCCACCCGCACCATTAATGAATGTATTGAAGAAGCTAAAAAAGACACCACAGTGCGCACCGCCCTGCTGGATGCACGTTTGCTGGCTGGGGATTCAGCCCTTTTTGCCACGTTTGAGGCCCGCTACATTCTGGCCTGTGTGGATGCAGGTGCCGCTGGTTTTATTCATGACAAGCGTCGTGAACGTCTGGAACGCCACCGGCGGTTTGGTGATAGCCCATATCTGGTAGAACCCAATATAAAGGAAGGGCGCGGGGGGCTGCGTGATCTGCAAACCCTGTACTGGATGTGCCGCAACACGTTTGGCACCCGCCATGTCAAAGATCTGCTTGCCCCGGAATTTATCTGGATGGGCCTACTAACAGAGCAGGAAGCCGCACGTGCCCGCCGATCTTGGGACTTTTTGTGGACGGTGCGCTTGCACTTGCACTACGTAGCAGGGCGGGCGGAAGAGCGGCTAACCTTTGATATGCAGCCCGTTATTGGCGCACGCATGGGGTATACCCGGCATGGGCGGCAAAATGGGGTGGAGCGCTTTATGCGCCATTACTTCCTGACAGCCCGGGAAGTCATGCGGTTAACCCATGTTCTGGAACCCGCTGTGCTGCGGCAGGCTCAGGGGCCGGTTGCTAACGCAGCCAAGCCAGATGAAGCCATGCGGCAAGCCGGATTTACCTTGCTGGACGGGCAGATTCTGCCTGATCGTGGTGTAAGTTTCGATCAAGAACCCATTAAAATGATGCAGATTCTGGATTGGGCGCGTGTGCGCCGTCTGGCGCTGCATCCATTGGCACGGCATCAGCTTATCCGGTGGGAGCGTAGAGCTACTAGCCTGCGGGATAATTCAGAAGCTGCACGTATTTTCCTTGATCTGCTTTGTGGTGATGAATCTACGGTGGAGCAAAAGCCACGTCGTCGCCCGGCAACGGCTTCTGTGCCTTCTGTAGTGGAAGAAAGTGGTCTGTCTTACTCTGCCGCCTATGGAGAATATCCGCCCGCAGGGCATGCGCACTGGCTGCACATTCTGAACGAAACCGGCATTTTCGGTCGCCTGATTCCTGATTGGGCGCGCATTGTTGGGCAGATGCAGTTTGATACGTACCACGTATTTACTGTGGATGAACACACGATAGAAGCCGTGCGTATTTTGGATGAAGTCGCCTCTGGCCGCATGGCGGATGAAATTCCCATTGCCTATGAACTGGTAAAGGGGCTGCATTCCAAACGGGCATTATATATGTCTGTTCTGCTGCACGATGTTGCCAAAGGGCGGGGTGGGGATCACTCTGAAATTGGGGCGGAAATTGCGGCTGAACTTTGCCCGCGCCTTGGTATGTCCGGTGAAGAAACAGAAACTGTTTCTTGGTTGGTGCTGCATCATCTGTTGCTCAGCCATACGGCGTTCCAGCGCGATATTGATGATCCCAAAACCATTCTGGATGTGGTAGACATTGTGCAATCTCCAGAACGGTTGCGCCTACTGCTGCTGCTGACCATTGTGGATATGCGTGCCGTAAGTTCCCGCGTGTGGAACGCATGGAAGGCCACGCTGCTGCGTGAATTGTATGTGCGTGTGGCAGAAGTTCTGGCCGGTGGCCTAGCCACTACAGAACGAGATGTGCGTGTGCGCCATGCCAAGGAAATTACAGCCGATATTCTGACAGAAGAAGGTGTTCCCCAAAAGGATATTGAACGCTTTTTGGGGCTGGGATACGCCGGCTACTGGCTTTCCTTCGATTATGAGACACATCGCCGCCATGCACGGCTTATCCGTGCGGCAGATGCCAATGATGCACCGCTTACAGTAGAAGTGCTGCCTCTGCCTGCGCGCGGGGTTACGGAAGTGACCATTTACACGGTGGACGTGCCGGGTCTGTTTTCCAAAATAGCAGGAGCCTTGGCTCTGGCCGGGGCCTCCATTGTGGATGCACGCATCCATACGATGACACACGGTATGGCGTTGGATACGTTCTGGATTCAGGATACTTCTGGCCAAGCGTATGAAGAAACGCACAAGCTTGCCCGTCTGGCATCTCTGATCGAACAGGGGTTAAGCGGCCATATTGATATTAGTGAAGAAATTGCCCGAGCCGGATTTGGGCATATGCCCATGCGTATGCGGGCCATTCATGTTCCGCCGCGTGTGGTGATAGATAACGGAATTTCCAACACCTACACCGTTATCGAAATCAATGGGCGCGATCGTCCCGGCTTGCTGCATGATGTAACGGCCGCCATGAGCCGTGAGAACCTGCAAATTGCCTCTGCCCACATCACCACCTATGGCGTGCGGGCAGTGGACGTTTTTTATGTGAAGGACCTGTTTGGTCTGAAAATCACAGATAAAAAACGTTTGGAGGAAATTCGTGAGCGTTTGCTGGCCGGGCTAAAGGAAGCAGAAGCCGAGGCCAGCGCTTGTGCAGATGCGCGCTATTCAGCCTGA